From a single Leishmania major strain Friedlin complete genome, chromosome 27 genomic region:
- a CDS encoding conserved hypothetical protein (previous protein_id=AAZ09968.1) gives MYASKENAWEGYTDDRFYGAKRFREYWQRMLADRGVRYYMFTVIVLMMAATAKLWQMQNLQREENGLLGPRKKQYRSRLTIVLDVDETIVSYGDKAFRLKAGLVPRPYLAELLDYLTSIDAEVVLWSASSERYMRQVLGIIDPMGVRVSQYLSRGREWFTHDNYYEKNILWLKRPLEDTLIIENRPLSVRNCNGNAILVDDFIRGEYMDTGQDYPANDHALRTIKSIVQDLETSGMSVPEYLANHKVRHREIKEIPCHLAIRQLPDEIARGVFYFVGDKYKTKPNAA, from the coding sequence ATGTACGCTAGCAAGGAGAACGCATGGGAAGGCTACACGGACGATCGGTTCTACGGCGCCAAACGCTTTCGCGAGTACTGGCAGCGCATGCTGGCCGACCGAGGTGTTCGGTACTACATGTTCACCGTCATTGTCCTCATGATGGCCGCCACGGCGAAGCTCTGGCAGATGCAGAAcctgcagcgcgaggagaACGGCTTGCTGGGGCCGCGAAAGAAGCAGtaccgcagccgcctcacCATCGTTCTCGACGTTGACGAGACCATCGTTTCCTACGGCGACAAGGCGTTCCGTCTAAAGGCCGGCCTCGTGCCCCGCCCCTAcctggcggagctgctcgacTACCTCACCTCTATCgacgcggaggtggtgctgtGGTCCGCTTCGAGCGAGCGGTACATGCGGCAGGTGCTCGGCATAATCGACCCCATGGGGGTTCGCGTGTCGCAGTACCTCTCGCGCGGCAGAGAGTGGTTTACACACGACAACTACTACGAGAAGAACATCTTGTGGCTGAAGCGGCCGCTGGAGGACACCCTCATTATCGAAAACCGTCCGCTCTCAGTGCGCAACTGCAACGGGAACGCCATCCTCGTGGACGACTTCATCCGCGGCGAGTACATGGACACCGGCCAGGACTACCCTGCGAACGACCACGCCCTGCGCACCATCAAGAGCATTGTGCAAGACCTCGAGACGAGCGGGATGTCTGTGCCGGAGTATCTCGCGAACCACAAAGTGCGCCATAGAGAGATTAAGGAGATCCCGTGCCACCTCGCGATTCGGCAGCTGCCGGACGAAATTGCGCGCGGCGTCTTCTACTTTGTGGGTGACAAGTACAAGACCAAGCCCAACGCTGCCTGA
- a CDS encoding conserved hypothetical protein (previous protein_id=AAZ09969.1) has protein sequence MIKFNLKLMGLCLFGFLLSSYAYSVEVHAERAKQLGITYNAYCDIGPFSCTKVFSSEFSSVTHFFGLPKTSNALVGMLYYTVEMLCCWHPTLILMISAPSIVATVCLAFILTVTLHDFCVVCCCTYVVNVTTVYVAYRWWKRSAASKAAVASSSSKKSKKRA, from the coding sequence ATGATCAAGTTCAACCTGAAGTTGATGGGGTTGTGCCTTTTCGGCTTCCTTTTGTCAAGCTACGCGTATTCCGTCGAGGTGCACGCCGAGCGGGCGAAGCAGCTCGGCATCACCTACAACGCCTACTGCGATATCGGGCCTTTCTCATGCACGAAGGTCTTCTCTTCGGAGTTCAGTTCCGTTACCCACTTCTTTGGGCTTCCAAAGACCTCCAACGCGCTCGTGGGGATGCTCTACTACACGGTGGAGATGCTGTGCTGCTGGCATCCGACGCTAATCTTGATGATTAGCGCGCCGAGCATCGTGGCCACGGTGTGCCTCGCCTTTATTCTCACAGTAACCCTGCATGACTTCTGCgtggtgtgctgctgcacctaTGTGGTGAACGTGACGACAGTGTACGTTGCGTACCGATGGTGGAAGCGCAGTGCGGCGAGCAAGGCGGCAGTAGCATCGTCGTCATCGAAGAAGTCCAAGAAGCGCGCGTGA
- a CDS encoding conserved hypothetical protein (previous protein_id=AAZ09970.1) has translation MLGSGKSSGVVNEASNLKANENLTATIEQMNSKAYRENRDTNDVIPTHRRPVTAAVRDNGVPVYDPAAEKHAEKVERGNAAGAEDDDDELMELRRMRLQRMRANQEKEAEWRSKQHGEYREISQDDFFNIVVREKGGSERVCVHFYHKDFETCKVIDRRLSELSRTLLAVKFVKIDAERSPFLVERLRVTTLPHCLLFLNDVCIDRIVGFEGCATEDGTLDANLLRERIVHALTLEGDE, from the coding sequence ATGCTCGGCTCTGGCAAATCGAGCGGCGTGGTGAACGAGGCCAGCAACCTCAAGGCCAATGAGAACCTTACCGCCACCATAGAGCAGATGAATTCGAAGGCGTACCGCGAGAACCGTGACACGAACGACGTCATCCCGACACACCGCCGCCCGGTCACTGCAGCTGTCCGCGACAATGGCGTCCCCGTATACGACCCGGCTGCGGAGAagcacgcggagaaggtcGAGCGCGGCAATGCGGCAggcgccgaggacgacgacgatgagcTGATGGAGTTGCGCCGGatgcgcctgcagcgcatgcggGCCAaccaagagaaagaggcggagTGGCGTAGCAAGCAGCACGGAGAGTACCGTGAAATCTCACAAGACGACTTCTTCAACATCGTCGTGCGTGAGAAGGGTGGGAGCGAACGGGTATGCGTGCACTTCTACCACAAGGACTTCGAAACGTGCAAGGTGATAGACCGTCGCCTGTCGGAGCTGTCGCGCACCCTGCTAGCCGTGAAGTTTGTGAAGATCGACGCCGAGCGCTCGCCCTTCCTGGtcgagcggctgcgcgtgacgacgctgccgcactgcctGCTCTTTTTGAACGACGTGTGCATTGATCGCATCGTCGGCTTTGAGGGGTGTGCGACGGAGGACGGCACCCTCGACGCGAACCTGTTGCGGGAGCGCATCGTCCATGCACTCACGCTCGAGGGTGACGAGTAG
- a CDS encoding putative dual specificity protein phosphatase (previous protein_id=AAZ09971.1): MPPKVSKLPPQRRDTAHHLPDDDINLFFRVLRFLSAHPHLATLDTATVRLDGADHSPSTTPSAPVARRGAQCTQTGTSVSVNNRIPTPPVLREPLEEFRMMATNLPIDQEGLEAARRTVCELLEGICHKLAEPAITKELRQKVLLTDGSELLGNSSSSSGALGISAVECGTIRSLSSFGLDSLNQMQEIVPGLWCGSYHPATDRELMKRHGITHVCCCIGTPPSFPGDFIYVTLSADDRPDYDMTPHFAHTFEFIENALVTNHGGVLVHCGAGISRAPTVVSAYLMRKLRLCSSAAIHLVQQHRPCASPNTGFRQQLYEYGMKIGVREQAPAARRELASESAWRAANVLRRT, from the coding sequence ATGCCGCCCAAGGTGAGCAaactgccgccgcagcggagggaCACCGCTCACCACCTCCCCGATGATGACATCAACCTTTTCTTCCGCGTGCTGCGCTTTCTCTccgcccacccccacctcgCCACCCTCGACACGGCCACGGTGCGCCTCGATGGCGCCGACCACAGTCCATCCACCACTCCGTCCGCGCCGGTCGCCAGGCGCGGCGCGCAGTGCACCCAAACCGGCACGAGCGTCTCCGTGAACAACCGAATTCCAACTCCGCCCGTGCTGCGGGAACCGCTGGAAGAGTTCCGCATGATGGCGACGAATTTGCCCATCGATCAGGAAGGgctcgaggcggcgcgcaggACTGTGTGTGAGCTTCTGGAAGGGATTTGCCACAAGCTTGCAGAACCTGCCATCAcgaaggagctgcggcagaaGGTGCTGCTGACGGACGGGAGCGAGCTTCTGGGAaactcgagcagcagcagcggcgcactgGGCATCTCTGCCGTGGAGTGCGGCACCATACGTAGTTTAAGCAGCTTTGGCCTCGATAGCCTCAACCAGATGCAGGAGATTGTCCCTGGCCTATGGTGCGGCTCCTACCACCCAGCGACCGATCGCGAGTTGATGAAGCGTCACGGCATCACAcacgtgtgctgctgcattgGCACGCCGCCAAGCTTCCCGGGGGACTTTATATACGTGACGCTGTCGGCCGACGACCGCCCCGACTACGACATGACGCCGCACTTTGCGCACACCTTTGAGTTCATCGAGAACGCGCTGGTGACGAACCATGGCGGGGTGCTCGTGCACTGTGGCGCTGGCATCTCTCGCGCGCCGACGGTGGTGTCAGCCTATCTGATGCGGAAGCTGCGCCTTTGCTCGTCTGCTGCGATTCATCttgtccagcagcaccgcccgtGTGCGTCGCCAAACACTGGTTTCCGGCAACAGTTGTACGAGTACGGCATGAAGATTGGTGTGCGTGAgcaggcgccggcggcgcgtAGGGAGCtggcgagcgagagcgctTGGCGTGCGGCGAATGTTCTGAGGAGGACGTAA
- a CDS encoding putative ribosomal protein L11 (previous protein_id=AAZ09972.1), which produces MLRRSAVRYLKARPKTVNIEPGSNRFLDPNVEAKAKDIFAVPEFPNKAVLHNWRFFIKAGKAATGPPVGQEFSKLGLKAMDFAKAFNDRTKPHFKDDIELIVRIQVYFDKSYIFRIEPPPTAWFLLRAIRKKRGETGPVVLRGNYCAYLTLEMCYEIAKMKQMSWGKVEYPPIEVRVRRVVGQARRMGIAIIGIDTVHSSPVKGMTEKQYLEESEKHRKVHMIQYEALKAKELESAPLIERLHRPNMAPLTNTQLEEGLKDANLLNALWKSSHPKSLFTQDTRDREMARRYLNTRGWFKEMTPEEMRVVFLNYRLPKQEDHQRQLNMTNGQAQSQAYWSRDAASPQ; this is translated from the coding sequence ATGTTGCGACGTAGTGCGGTGCGGTACCTCAAGGCACGACCGAAGACGGTCAACATCGAGCCAGGTAGCAACCGATTTCTCGACCCCAATGTGGAGGCAAAGGCGAAGGACATCTTCGCCGTACCGGAGTTTCCGAAcaaggcggtgctgcacaaCTGGCGCTTCTTCATCAAGGCTGGCAAGGCCGCAACAGGGCCGCCGGTTGGCCAGGAGTTCTCGAAGCTGGGACTGAAGGCGATGGACTTTGCCAAGGCGTTCAACGACCGCACCAAGCCGCACTTCAAGGACGATATCGAGCTCATTGTGCGCATTCAGGTGTACTTTGACAAGTCGTACATCTTCCGCAtcgagccgccgccgacggcgtggtTTCTGTTGCGCGCGATTCGCAAGAAGAGAGGCGAGACGGGCCCTGTCGTTCTGCGCGGCAACTACTGTGCCTATCTCACCCTAGAGATGTGCTACGAGATTGCCAAGATGAAGCAGATGTCGTGGGGAAAGGTCGAATACCCACCAATcgaggtgcgtgtgcggcgtgTTGTTGGTCAGGCGAGGCGTATGGGCATTGCCATCATCGGTATCGACACCGTGCACAGTTCGCCCGTGAAAGGTATGACGGAGAAGCAGTACCtcgaggagagcgagaagcACCGCAAGGTGCACATGATACAGTAcgaggcgctgaaggcgaaggagctCGAGTCGGCCCCGCTGATTGAGCGTCTGCATCGACCGAACATGGCACCGCTCACAAACACGCAACTTGAGGAGGGCCTGAAGGATGCAAACCTGCTGAACGCGCTGTGGAAGTCGTCTCACCCCAAGAGTCTCTTCACGCAGGACACGCGCGATCGCGAAATGGCGCGCCGCTACCTGAACACGCGCGGCTGGTTCAAAGAAATGACACCGGAGGAGATGCGTGTGGTGTTTCTGAATTACCGCCTGCCCAAGCAGGAGGatcaccagcggcagctgaaCATGACAAACGGACAGGCGCAGTCGCAGGCCTACTGGTCGCGTGATGCCGCGTCACCGCAGTAA